AATCATCTGAAATAGGTGGTGAACCCCTCGAAATGGGCATACTGACCCTCTGGGCGATACCGAAAACTGGTCCAGACTGCTTACCGATGCCGGTGATGCACTCCCTCATCATGCAGAAGGGCATAGCATAGCCGTAAATGGCAGAATCATTGCGCATTCTGGTGATGCTAAGCCACTTTGTGTAAGTAGCTGAGTTAGCCATGCTAGCCTTCTCCTTTCGAAAAGATTTGTGCAAGTAATGCTTCAGGTGTTGAAGCTTATGTTCTAGACAAGATTAGAGATTGCGCCTGCAATCTCCATTAGTTCGAGTATAAGGGATAAACCGGCGTTTTGTCAAGGGCAATTCGCGATTTAACAGGCATTTAACTTTCCCATCTCGAAATCACTCAAAATCGACGCCGGATAACCCCTATCCTTTCTGGTATGTAAACGCTGGCACTGAGAATTTTTAGTGGAGCATTTGCTACCCGCCTCACTCGAGCATCAAATATCCTCATCCAGGATATCGTGAGCTCGTCTCCTACGCCTGCGTTGGCTTATAACTCTTCCAATACGCTCCGGGAGCCATCGCAAGAAGTGGGGATGGCGCAGGACGTACATGAACAGGCGCGGCTGCAGGCGTTTCCAGAGGGTCGGTAATTCTTGTATTTCCCCGGTGCTGCGCGGGTGTTCTTGACTTGCGGGATCGGCCCAGCGGTCGCGGACATAGATATCCCCCAGGCGTTCAAGCGTGACGGCCTGGTCAGGTGCGACTTCGGCAAGCGCATGGACATACTCGTAGGGTGTTTTAGAGCGTGGTAGGGATATGCCCGCCCAGTTAGCGAGCAGGCAGAGACGGCCATACACCTGCGACGAGAGGGCGAGACCTCGGAAGAGCCGGCGCCACCAGAAGCTGAAGTAGAGCAGGCCAAGCAGGATGAGTATGACAATGGCAAAGAGGGCCAGGCCAATATCCTGGCGGATCTGAGCTTGCTGCTGAGCGGGGGTTGCAGGAATGCCTGTGCTGGTATTGCCTGTTTCATTCGGTAAGCCAACTCGACCACGGCCATTGGACTTACCACTACCGGCGGGCCCTCCTGGCGTCACGGTAATATTCCCATTCGAACTGGTGAGAGGACGAGTGAACTGCGAGAAGCTGGGCGAAGGCTCGAAGTTGATCCATCCGTAGCCCGCGAAGTAAATCTGCGTCCAGAGATGGGCGTCGGTGCCGCGCACGACCATCTCTTTGGTTTTGGGGTCGAGGGTACCATGGGTGTAGCCGGCGACGACACGCGCCGGCATGCCGAGTTCGCGCGCCATGACTGCCATCGCGGTGGCGAAGTAGTTACAATAGGCGCGATGCCCACTCTGGAAGAGCAGCCAGGATGTGCCTTCCGCACCCGGGGGCAGGCTGACATTGACATCATAGGTAAAGCTGCGCAGGTACGATTCGAGCGCGACGGCTTTGTCATACATATTTGTGGCACCGGCAGTCTGTTGTTTCGCTACCTGGTAAATGCGAGGATCGAGACCGGATGGCAACTGCAGGTAGGTACGCACGATACTCGTGTCGTAATAATTGACGGAACGTTGACCATCGAAGTTGGGTGGGTAGGTGGGAGCGTTCGCAGGCAGCGGTACCGATTCGAGCGTTTTGATATCGGCGGCGGACACATACGAGGTAACGCTATAGGAATCTCCCGCGGCAAGTTTGCCATTTGTGCGCAGCCATGAAACAACCGCATCATTGGCGCTACTGCTGACGACCTGGGCATTCTGGTTGGTGGAAACGATCTGGGGAGCGCCGAGAATGTAGGCTTTTTGTTCGCCTGGTGGATTGACTATCTTGATATTCTGATGCACTGCGCGCAGGTCGGTGTACTGGGCTTGATCATAATCGAAATCATTGGCTCTGTAGGCAGTACCATAGGTAGGGCTAATGAGCCAGCCACGACCGGTATAGGTATCATAGGTAAGTGATTCGAGATACTGCGTATCATCATCGGTTTTCATGGTCAGGACGACAACGTTGGTCAGATTGGGATTGCCACCTAATGTCAGTGTATCCGTAAAATTCCCATGATTGGCCGGGTTATAACCACCGCTTACAGAAACAAGCCGGTTCCACGTATTCTGAATCTCAACCCAGGGGTTGTTATCGGCGCTCCAGATTTGAGACGCGGCATCGTTGGTATAGCCCCAGGGAATGAGCCACGAGACAATCAGAATGCCGATAGAGATCAGCGCCCCGGCCTGCATGAACTCCCAACCGAGATCATCAGCACAGCGCAGGCCAAGCTTCTTCCAGCGTACCGACGACTCATACAGATTGATACGCAACAAAAGCAACAGCGAAGCCACCAGGAAAACCACCAGGAAAACGATATAGCCTGGTTCGATGTAGCTCAGGTTAATCAGCAACACCACGGCATTCGCCAGGATCATGAGCCATGGACTGCGTGTACGGTACACCAGCCACGCGCTCGTATAGGCCAGTAGGAAGCTGAGCGCGATAATCAAGAACAGGAAGATCGAGTCATCACTGCTGGTGCCACCGGCAAGCGCCAACATGATCCAGTTATGTATGCTGGCAAAGAACGCGCCAAAGCTGCCTGCGTAGTCTGCGCTTGTCGTCTGCCAGATTGCCAGGAGTAGCGCAAAGAGAACGGCGAAGGCATGGACGAGGAAACGTGAAAGACTTCGCTGTTTCGCCGCAACGACACCTGCGATCAAACCGATAGCGGTGGTGAGGGTCAGGATATTGAGGTGATCCACCCAGCCCGCTGCCTGCACGCACCAGATAGTGCTATACACGACGACGGCCAGCAAGAAGAGTGAAAACCATCCCTCCGCCAGGCCCATATGAAACTGTATCGACGGCCTGCGGAAAGGCCCTTTCTTTCCCGACTTATCATCGCGCTGGCGTGATTCAGCGATGATCTTGGTTAGCCGTTCAACGGTCGCATCTTGCATTGCAATTACCTCCGTCGCGCATAGCGGGCCTCCGGTTCCCGTTCGAGTGCCTCTTCCAATGACTCTTCGCATTTGACACGCAACACTGGAATGCCTGCGCCCTCCAACAGAGCCAGGGTGTCTTCATCGGGCTGCCGGTTGTCGAACGAGGCGGCATCTAAGCCGACGACGGCCACCTGAACGCCGCGTCTTTGCAGGTGGCGCAGGCCATCATGCCAGCCTCGCGAGGTTGAGGGTGTGATGACAATAGCTACAGTGTTCCGACCAAAATGAAAAGCATCGAGGGCCAGCGCCTCTTTCAAGTCCGGTCCAGGTCCCGCTTTTACGACTGCAAGCATCTCTAGTACGCGCTCAAGTTGCCGATCACCACGGTCGAGTGAAAGAAATTCGCGCTGCTCTGCATTGACGATCATACCAAGCGAGAGGTCCTGGCGCAACAAATATGCTGCAATCGAAGCCGCAATGGTGACGCCATACTCCTCGGTTGAATGCTCGCCTTCGCCGGCCTGCACTGCATCATGCAGATCAAGAAAGATCCAGGCATCCATTGCGGGATCCAGATCAAATTCTTTCACCATTAATTTATTATAATGCGCGGTGGAACGCCAGTGAATACGATTGAGGGCGTCACCGACGGTGTAATCACGAATAGTGGTTGCGTTGGTGGTTGTCTGCAATGCTCGCCGCGAACTTCGGCCACGTCCAGGCAGGCCGCCGGTAAAGAGCGCGAAATTGGTGAGCGGTACAACGCGTGGCAGCACCAGGAGTTCTTTTTGGGCGGTGAGGAAGACGCGCCGCCGGAAGAGGCCGAATGGATCTCCACTGGTGGCAACAACCGGGCCAAGTTGAAAACGACCCCGCTGCCGGCATACGGTACGCGCCCGCCACGTTGCCCGCTTGCGCCCGCCCATACTGGCAACATACCCTGCTCGATGCCCCGGTAGGGTCGAGCCGTCGGCAATCTGCACCCAGAGTTTGGGCATGATTCCGACATTATCCAGCATCAGCCGTTCGTCAAACATCTCGCCAACCTGCACCCGCCCGGTAGCGGAACTGCGACGAAAGACCAGGTTGCTCAGACTATAACGCGCCCACAGCCAGGACAGGATAAATAAGGTGAGCAGGACATAGGTCAAGATATAGAGTACGTGCCAGCCACTACTGATCGAGAAAAAAGCCAGCAGCACTATCAGTATGATTGCCTGCCAGGGCCGCATAGGTCAGCGCCCCTTTCCACCGCCGACCCACGCGCCAGGTACCGGTACGCTCTGCAAAATTTCATCCAGGATGGCAGTAGATGAAATGGCGCGCACGCGGGCCGCGGGAGTAACGATGATGCGGTGCGCTAATGTAGGTTTGGTCAGCAGCTTGACATCATCGGGGATGACGTAGCCACGACCGCGTATCGCGGCCAGAGCCTGGGAAGCGCGGAAGAGCGCCAGAGACCCACGCGGGCTGGCGCCCAGGTAAATATTATTATGGTTGCGCGTAGCATTGGCGATGGCCACGATATATTCGCGAATCGAGGGATCAACATGAATGCTGCGCACTTGCTGCTGGATTTGCACCAGTTCTTCAGCCGTCATAATTTGCGCCAGGTCATCGAGGGGATGATGAAACTGGTGCGTATCAAGGATATTCATTTCGTCCCCGGCCTTTGGATAGCCCAGCCGGATATTCATCATGAAACGGTCAAGCTGCGCCTCGGGCAATGGGAATGTGCCCTCGTATTCGATAGGGTTCTGTGTCGCCATGACCATAAAGGGTTCCGGCAGGCGGTACGTCACGCCATCGATCGTGACCTGGTTTTCTTCCATGGCTTCGAGCAGGGCTGACTGAGTTTTGGGAGTGGCGCGGTTGATCTCGTCGGCAAGCACGATCTGCGCCATAATAGGGCCTGCACGAAACTCAAAATTACCCGTCTTCTGATTATAAATAGAGACGCCAGTAACATCACTTGGGAGCAGGTCTGGAGTAAACTGGATACGTTTAAATGTGCATCCGATAGAACGCGCAATAGCCTTGGTAAGAACGGTTTTGCCAACGCCCGGCACATCTTCAATTAATACATGCCCCCGGCAGATCACGGCTATCAAACTGAAAGCCACCGGCTCGGCCTTTCCAACAATGACTTTCTCAACATTGCTGATCACCCGTTGTACCGCGTTAGCTAAATCTTGTATTGACTGCATATGAATTTTTTCTCCTGGCAGCCTGACCTTGCACCTGCTAGGACAGGCAAAGGCACTGTCCCTACTTCGTGTAGTGCTGTCCGATGAAAGGTGCAATGTATTACGCCCCTACAATATGAACACCCATCATTCCATAGTGTACCACGTTAATACGCCAGTACAAAGGAAAAAGGTGCAGCACCAGGCGATTCCAAAAAATAGTTGTGTATATTACTACGTCATAAAAATGGCTTTTGTTGCATGTTTGCACTCATTTTATCAACCCTGGCTGAATTGATGCTGAAAAAGGGGGTGATTCTTCCCCTTCGTGCCTCAGGGCTTCGGCTCATGCGCTCAGTATGACAGGGCGATTGAAAAGTCGCGTCAAGTGAGGTCAACTTTAGAAGGCGCTCCGACAAAATCAAGCTCGGTCTCGCGACTTTTCAATCGCCCTGATCACCAGAAGATCTCTCTGGTAGGTTCATGTCGTTTATGCTATCATCAAACTATGAATCAAGCTAATCCTGGTTATATCCAGGAGTTACACGCATATGTACTTGGTCGCGTTCAAGGTGTGGGCTTTCGCTACTTTGTCGTAGAACATGCCCTGGCGCTGGGACTGCGAGGATATGCACGCAATGAGTATGACGGCAGTGTAGAAGTAGTGGCTCAAGGACCGCGCCCCGCACTCGAACGCCTTGTTACCTTGCTAAGACAGGGTCCATCAGCTGCCCATGTCACCGATGTACGCATAACATGGGGATCGCCAACGCAGCATCTCAGTGGTTTCCATGTACGCTGGTGATCGCGGAGCTTGCGGGTGATTTTGGGATAGGTGGCTTCCACGCACGCTAGTGATCCCGGAGCTTGCAAGTCATATTGGGAAGGATGTAGGCCCCGATTTATCGCGGGCAGCGCCGATTTATCGGCCCCACAGAATTGCCGAATCAAATCCAAAAACTGTAACTTTTCGTTTCATTGTGCTGTAATAGAAAAAAGGGGATCGATTGGAAAGGAACCTGGTTTATGCATGACCCGCTTGCTTCTCAAAAGGGAATGCAAACAGGCACTGCAAATTCGAATAACATGCAAGCGTGGAACGAAAATAGCCCTTCTGAAGGTGAGCATCGATTTCCTGTGCCAATAGAAAACAGTTCTGAGGCCGAAGACGCCCGCCACAGGCTCGCTGCTATCGTTGTTTCATCCTTCGACGCTATCATTAGCAAAACGCTTGACGGGATTATCACCAGCTGGAATGCCTCTGCCGAGAGAATGTATGGCTACAGCGCCGCAGAGGTAATTGGCAAATCCATTACCGTGATTTTTCCCCCTGATAGACAGGATGAGTTTTTCCAGATTATGGAGCGCATCAAAAGAGGGGAGCGCGTCGAACCCTATGAGACGAAACGGGTGCGAAAAGATGGAACCATGCTCGATGTCTCCATCACCATTTCACCTGTCAGGGACCGGACAGGCAAGATTACCGGCGCTTCGACCATCGCGCGAGACATCAGCGAGCAAAAACGCCTGCAGGCCGAATTATGGCAGGCCAAACAGCAGCTTGAGGTGATTTTCCAGCATGTTGCCGATGGTATCACAGTACAGGACACGCGTGGTAGCATCATTTTTGCCAATGACACGGGCGCGCGGC
This window of the Ktedonobacteraceae bacterium genome carries:
- a CDS encoding MoxR family ATPase; translated protein: MQSIQDLANAVQRVISNVEKVIVGKAEPVAFSLIAVICRGHVLIEDVPGVGKTVLTKAIARSIGCTFKRIQFTPDLLPSDVTGVSIYNQKTGNFEFRAGPIMAQIVLADEINRATPKTQSALLEAMEENQVTIDGVTYRLPEPFMVMATQNPIEYEGTFPLPEAQLDRFMMNIRLGYPKAGDEMNILDTHQFHHPLDDLAQIMTAEELVQIQQQVRSIHVDPSIREYIVAIANATRNHNNIYLGASPRGSLALFRASQALAAIRGRGYVIPDDVKLLTKPTLAHRIIVTPAARVRAISSTAILDEILQSVPVPGAWVGGGKGR
- a CDS encoding DUF58 domain-containing protein, encoding MRPWQAIILIVLLAFFSISSGWHVLYILTYVLLTLFILSWLWARYSLSNLVFRRSSATGRVQVGEMFDERLMLDNVGIMPKLWVQIADGSTLPGHRAGYVASMGGRKRATWRARTVCRQRGRFQLGPVVATSGDPFGLFRRRVFLTAQKELLVLPRVVPLTNFALFTGGLPGRGRSSRRALQTTTNATTIRDYTVGDALNRIHWRSTAHYNKLMVKEFDLDPAMDAWIFLDLHDAVQAGEGEHSTEEYGVTIAASIAAYLLRQDLSLGMIVNAEQREFLSLDRGDRQLERVLEMLAVVKAGPGPDLKEALALDAFHFGRNTVAIVITPSTSRGWHDGLRHLQRRGVQVAVVGLDAASFDNRQPDEDTLALLEGAGIPVLRVKCEESLEEALEREPEARYARRR
- a CDS encoding transglutaminase domain-containing protein; translation: MQDATVERLTKIIAESRQRDDKSGKKGPFRRPSIQFHMGLAEGWFSLFLLAVVVYSTIWCVQAAGWVDHLNILTLTTAIGLIAGVVAAKQRSLSRFLVHAFAVLFALLLAIWQTTSADYAGSFGAFFASIHNWIMLALAGGTSSDDSIFLFLIIALSFLLAYTSAWLVYRTRSPWLMILANAVVLLINLSYIEPGYIVFLVVFLVASLLLLLRINLYESSVRWKKLGLRCADDLGWEFMQAGALISIGILIVSWLIPWGYTNDAASQIWSADNNPWVEIQNTWNRLVSVSGGYNPANHGNFTDTLTLGGNPNLTNVVVLTMKTDDDTQYLESLTYDTYTGRGWLISPTYGTAYRANDFDYDQAQYTDLRAVHQNIKIVNPPGEQKAYILGAPQIVSTNQNAQVVSSSANDAVVSWLRTNGKLAAGDSYSVTSYVSAADIKTLESVPLPANAPTYPPNFDGQRSVNYYDTSIVRTYLQLPSGLDPRIYQVAKQQTAGATNMYDKAVALESYLRSFTYDVNVSLPPGAEGTSWLLFQSGHRAYCNYFATAMAVMARELGMPARVVAGYTHGTLDPKTKEMVVRGTDAHLWTQIYFAGYGWINFEPSPSFSQFTRPLTSSNGNITVTPGGPAGSGKSNGRGRVGLPNETGNTSTGIPATPAQQQAQIRQDIGLALFAIVILILLGLLYFSFWWRRLFRGLALSSQVYGRLCLLANWAGISLPRSKTPYEYVHALAEVAPDQAVTLERLGDIYVRDRWADPASQEHPRSTGEIQELPTLWKRLQPRLFMYVLRHPHFLRWLPERIGRVISQRRRRRRAHDILDEDI
- a CDS encoding acylphosphatase codes for the protein MNQANPGYIQELHAYVLGRVQGVGFRYFVVEHALALGLRGYARNEYDGSVEVVAQGPRPALERLVTLLRQGPSAAHVTDVRITWGSPTQHLSGFHVRW